In Hermetia illucens chromosome 1, iHerIll2.2.curated.20191125, whole genome shotgun sequence, one genomic interval encodes:
- the LOC119661392 gene encoding early boundary activity protein 1-like produces the protein MLAHPQDPELHSNLELAAMNAAKEYLGEENESKWKEDDRIELVALGPNGTVVPAEEILGIEWNMPAQVTRKLLQVVFDRNTLATHTLSGKTSPAFQHRPNEKEALDQSKIADVIHAVQKFMGCSERDVRIAITTKCADESKMLRKRLKRIRDAEEEEERQGREKEMAL, from the coding sequence ATGTTGGCGCACCCGCAAGATCCAGAACTTCATAGTAATTTGGAATTAGCAGCGATGAATGCAGCTAAGGAATACTTGGGGGAAGAAAACGAAAGCAAATGGAAGGAAGATGACCGAATTGAGTTGGTAGCATTGGGACCAAATGGAACAGTTGTCCCAGCCGAAGAAATATTAGGCATAGAATGGAACATGCCAGCCCAAGTGACTCGAAAGCTGTTGCAAGTCGTATTTGATCGCAACACTTTAGCAACTCACACACTATCTGGGAAAACCTCACCGGCTTTTCAGCATCGTCCAAATGAAAAGGAAGCACTGGACCAGTCCAAAATTGCAGATGTTATTCATGCAGTTCAAAAATTTATGGGTTGCTCTGAGCGTGACGTACGAATAGCCATAACAACTAAATGTGCAGATGAAAGTAAAATGCTACGTAAACGTTTAAAACGGATAAGGgatgctgaagaagaagaagagcggCAAGGGCGCGAAAAGGAGATGGCCCTTTAG